Within the Mastacembelus armatus chromosome 10, fMasArm1.2, whole genome shotgun sequence genome, the region AGCCTATAGTGACTAAATCAGGATATTTTAGCCTGTGTTGATTTTGACTGTGTTGCTTCTAATCTGCCTCCTACACTGGCAATTGAATGACCGAGTATACACACAAAGATTACCCCTGTCATGCCTACACCACTATCATATTTGCTTATATTACATATAGAAGAGGTATCCAAACATTGTGGCAATCTCAGTATTCAGAGTTTGACACGTGTTCATAACAGTTTCAACATTCAGAGTTTCTGAAGGTAACTGTAAACTGCACTTTATATTGTGCCAGAGTTTTTTGTTACAAACCCACAATTAGTCGTACtcaaagaaaaaagtttttttaacaTTCAACCACATGTCTAAACCTCCTTTCTTTTGCAGCAATTTTTGATGAGCAATAAGTTGGAAACTGCAATGTGGCTGTCACGGCTCTTCACTGTCTACTGCTCTGTGATGTTTATTCTGCCAGTTTTGGGGTAAGTATGCCCAGTGGTTCTGTGTCTGTTTACTGTCATTAAATAAGAATGGATGATTAACAGCAGTATattactttcttcttttttcagccTGAGTATATATCTTATTATctgtcattgtttattttagacCATATGCAGCAGCTAACTTCTACCAGAGAGCCTTGTTAGCGAATGCACTTACCAGTGCCCTTCGCTTGCATCAAAGGCTTCCACGCTTCCAGTTGAGCAGAGCTTTCTTGGCCCAGGCTCTTCAGGAGGATAGCTGCCATTACCTGCTTTACTCCCTTATCCTGGTCAACTCCTATCCCATCACAAGTATCCTTTCACtttgaaatacacagaaaagtctgtttaaattatgaaaatgtatttctttggGTGCAGCTATAATGCCAGTCTGTTTGTGgattttgttgatttaaaaacaaatttttttttttttttaatgtgatgtaTCTCCAAAGACTGTTTATGTAggcattttgtgtcttttgatAACATGGGTGAACTCTGCACATTCAGTTCTAATCAGTGTCACATTGAAGTGCATAGTGCACTGCACTATATACTGAATAGGGATTACATACATTACACAAGTTACATAATTTTAAGCATTCATACATATGTTGTCTCAGTATTGACGATTATGTAACCCACTAACTGTAATACATTTATTTGGGAGGTGTATTCTGTCTTTTGATGCTGATCCTTAACACTTCTATTTAGTGAGCATCTTCCCagtcttcctcttctccttgcTTCATGCGACTACCTACACAAAGAAAGTCCTTGATGTGAGCATGAGGCAGCAGTCATCTGCTGTGACTTCTTGTgctatttattaaaaatgtatgacaGAAAGCTATTTGCAGAGCATTGATTAACATCCAGGTGGGATGTTGCCACCAGCTAAATAGTGTTTTAATTATCCACTCAATCAACTCAGAGACCCAAATTTAActtaaaaatctaataaaagcTTATGATtggtaatgcaatttcctgTACATCTACTTCTCTGTATCAGGATTTCATATAAACTGAAATCATTGACTTGTCTGCTTctggctttttttcttttttttcttagtccATGGGCCCCAACAGCATGATGTTCATCAGAAACCTCCTAGACAAACTAACATCCAATCAACAGAACATCCTGAAGTTCATTGCCTGTAATGAGATCTTCTTGATGCCAGCCACTGTGTTCATGCTTTTCAGGTATGCTCGACTGATGtcaagttttttgttttttttttgtttttttgttttttaatgtggtCTAGAGATATTGAAGATATTTCAATGACCTGGATTAATGATGCAGTGCAACTGGATTAATGATGATGCTGGTGAAGTACTGACTGTTGTCACTCTGTTTTCTAGTAACAATACATTAAACTGACTAAGAACCAAACAGATTTTTCATTCTTACTGAGTTGTATTTCAGCTAACCCTGCATGTCGCTCTACCGCATTGGTCTGATATTCACTATTTTCATATGCAAACTTTCAAGCCAGAGGTACAAAGAAGTCAGATAGTTGCTGAACTGTGTTAGCATATACATGTTTCATTTGTCTGGCATAGTTGAATATTTACAattgtataaaatgttttttctgttattcatgttatttttctCATCAACAGTGGCCAGGGAAGTTTGCTGCTGCCTTTTATTTACTACAGATTCCTAACTCTCCGCTACACCTCCAGGAGAAACCCATACTGTCGGTAAGATGTTAATACAATATGATCACAAATCGTCTGTATTTATGTAAAGGAAATACACAGCAAGCAGGTCATTATTGCAGAGCCCCAACAAGGAGAAGAAACCTTCTGTTATTGTCAACCTTATAGCTCCTACTTAGTCATTCATCGTTTGACACAAGGGATTTTATTGCAAACTACTATTACATGAAAAAATTGTGATTAAAGCACAAAAACGTTGGGTACGTTTGAAACTATGGAAATGTTTGTATCTTGATTCCATGAGAACTGATAAATTGGCTGGACAGATATAATTTGAAAATGACTTGTCTTGGAAACAGTAAGATGGCATCAAGGTacaatacagtgggtacagaaagtattcagacccctttaaatttttcactctttgtgtcattgcagccatttgccaaaatcaaaaaagttcattttatttctcattaatgtacactcagcaccccatcttgacagaaaaaaacaaatgtagaaatttttgcaaatttattaaaaaagaaaaactgaaatatcacatggtcataaatattcagaccctttgcagtgacactcatatttaactcacatgctgtccatttcttctgatcctctttgagatggttctgctccttcattggagtccagctgtgtttaattaaactgattggacttgattaggaaaggcacacacctgtctatataagaccttacagctcacagtgcatgtcagagcaaatgagaatcatgaggtcgaaggaactgcccaaggagctcagagacagaattgtggcaaggcacagatctggccaaggttacaaaagaatttctgcagcactcaaggttcctaagagcacagtggcctccataatcctcaaatggaaaaagtttgggacgaccagaactcttcctagacctggccgtccagccaaactgagcagtcgtgaGAGatgagccttggtgagagaggtaaagaagaacccaaagatcactgtggctgagctccagagatgcagtagggagatgggagaaagttccacaaagtccactatcactgcagccctccaccagtcggggctttatggcagagtggcccgacggaagcctctcctcagtgcaagacacatgaaagcctgcatagagtttgccaaaaaacacatgaaggactcccagactatgagaaataagattctctggtctgatgagaccaagattgaactttttggcgttaattctaagcggtatgtgtggagaaaaccaggcactgctcatcacctgcccaatacaatccctacagtgaaacatggtggtgggatcATCATGTTGTGgaggtgtttttcagctgcagggacaggacgactggttgcgattgaaggaaagatgaatgcggccaagtacagagatatcctggaagaaaacctcttccagagtggtcaggacctcagactgggccgaaggttcacctttcaacaggacaatgaccctaagcacacagctaaaataacaaaggagtggcttcggaacaactctgtgaccgttcttgactggcccagccagagccctgacctaaacccaattgagcatctcaggagagacctgaaaatggctgtccaccaacgttcaccgtccaacctgacagaactggagaggatctgcaaggaagaatggcagaggatccccaaatccaggtgtgaaaaacttgttgcatcattcccaagaagactcatggctgtactagctcaaaagggtgcttctactcaatactgagcacagggtctgaatacttatgaccatgtgatatttcagtttttcttttttaataaatttgcaaaaatttctacatttctgtttttttctgtcaagatggggtgctgagtgtacattaatgagaaataaaatgaactttttggattttggcaaatggctgcaatgacacaaagagtgaaaaatttaaaggggtccgaatactttccgtacccactgtatgtctgcCAAGTGACTGCAGTACATGAATGCAAAAGAAACAGGTAGGGGTAGGGTTAAAAAACTTTATAATTGCTGAGTGACATGATTGTATGTAACACGGCTATCTGCAGTTCAGAAATAACAAAGCTTTACTTggcatttaaagttatttactGTAGTGTAGTATGTTTGTGATAGATTCTGAGTTTAGGATATGTAGTTATAAACAAGTCTATTTTCGTTACAGCACCTTGTTCACAGAGCTGCGAATTCTTCTGGAGCACTTCATTATGAAGCCTGCCTGCCCGGCCTTCTTCAGGAGGATGTGTCTCAGCAGTATCGCCTTCATTAGCCGGCTCGCCCCCACGGGAGTCTGATTACATGTTtgtgaagggttttttttttttctttttttactctttttgtttttcttttctgccatTTAGGATGTGACTTAAACTTTGATGGGGACAGACAATGCCATCAACAGAAGGAACTGTTTTTTGAATGTCAACTCCACAGTCTGTGCTCCAAAGTTCTCTGTATATTTGAGTACACTTGAAAAGCAGCCATTAATGCACTGATGTCTCATATTTCTTTCCCTGTCTTCTTAATGTCACCTCTTTCGAGCAGTGGACATCCCTCACTTTATGTTCACTGAGTGGAGCACAGTAAACATCAGCTGGGTTAATTAGGTGTCAGTTGTTGTTCTGTCCTTTTATGTCCTTATTTATTCATAACATTCTGAGATTAGTaacttaaattaaaatgtgcatatacataatgtaaaatgttctttttaatcATGTTGTGCTTGAATGGCTTGAGGATGGAGTTTAGTTTCTACCTAgtccagtttctttttttatgctgAACGCATCCAACACTGATTTGTCTAAATGcctaaatttaaatatattcaatTAATGTCATCAACTCAGACTTTTAACAAGATGCAAAATCTGTGTAGGTATGCTGTCAAAATGGGTGTTGAATTGAGAAACAAGATACATGTATCTGCTGTATTTTATAGGACATTTAAAGTACCAGACATTTCACTGTATAATTCCTGTTTTACATTAATTGCACAATGCGCATCATGCTTTTGAATGAATTCTGACCTTGTTTCTCAGTTGGAAAACTGTTTTGGTATTTCCTGTGTTCATTTGTTGAAACTGTAGGTTTCTGGGTTATtgcatgctgtcatttttcttttctgccatgttaaatgtctttatttgcctacagacacaacacatttttatgacAAGAATAAAACAGTCTCTTAATTAAACCAATTAATATTTAAGATTGTTTTTGACATTGTACTTTATTATGGATAGATTGTAAACAAATCTTTGGTTACCTTGCTGATTAGTGTTACTACAGCCAACTACAATCACTATTTAAAAGTGGTTAGTCcatatttttaaagtgtttccaCTATGAGTTCtgtcatttttgtatttaatgttttgatGCATCTGCTCTTTGTCTCTTATTGTTGGAAAATACAAAATCCAAGTGGTTTTATGGGAGCGAGACaaccaataaaaacacatcttcaACCTGATGCGTTAATTCTCATCCAATAGCGTCACAGTTTGTTACAGCTAAAGCGTCGCTATTGACAACGGACACTTGTGTTTATCTGGTGCTGAAGCGTGATATAGACCGTATTTGTCTAAATTTGTTGTTGAAAAGGTTTCGgttgtgttttttattacatACGGACCGCGACTTGCTTCGGGTGTTTTATGTTGCTCGGTGGATTTTGTTGGAAATGATTCAAACTCACAGTTAACGTGAGAATAAATCGTGTTAGCTCAttagctagctgctagctaacgttagcacaCCGCGCTAATCTCCTCACCGTAGATAATCCCAGTCTCCCTATGTCCTTACTATTGCTATTCCAGATAAACATGTTATGCAGCTAAAGATTCCTGCAGTTTTATAAGGTACCTGAAAATTTTACACTTATCACAGACATCTAGTGCAGAAGGAAAATGGAGATCCACCTAAATCGAGTTGATTACATTCAGGTAAAACGAAGTAGAGTCAGTTgcttattgttttattctgctACAGTCGTACTGCATTTAAAAGGTTATTTGAAGAGGTGTTCCCCTCACCTATCCGTTTGCCTTTTTATTCTAATTCGTAGACAATCCTCCGTTTTTCCCTCAGGTTGGTGTCACATCCCAGAAAACTATGAGGCTGCTTCCACCACTGGGGAAAAAGACAACTCAGAAGGTACTACTAGCATCATAACAGCACCAAAGCTTCACTAGTAGTTTTTAACATACAGTACTCTTCAAAAGCTAACTATACTCAGAAATTAATGTATTCATTAACTCCATACAGAGTGCAGTAAGTGAATCCATTCAGTATTAGACTGACTGATCTTTGACTCTATGCATTTTATAAACATGCAGCAGTTTTTCAAGGTACTTGACAAGTAGGTGGTTTCAAGAATTTTTGAGTAATTTGCCAAATATGTGGTTTGCATGTAAAATCTCAGACTGAATTCATGATGTTGAGATCATCATATCATCTATTGCAGGACTGTTCTTGCTGCTTAATGACTCATGCTTTAGGCTGCAAAATGCATTTGGGACCAATCAGAAGCCTCCCTTGTGGCGTAGCGTGCCACAATACTACAACTAAGTGCTTTGAGGATTTATTCATACACCTGCCTCATATTGcttgtgtctgtctttcaggtTGCTATTGCTGATCACGATGGTATACTCACATGTTTTGGAATGAAGAAGGGGGAGGCAGTGGTATGTCTCTTATTTGAGTTGAAATTCTTCCATTGTTGTACAGTTAATGAGATCTCTGTGTTGAAATTCAGTTAACAGTTCTAAGGTCAAGAAATGTGACTATGTTTCAGCCTGTGTTCAAAACACTCCCAGGGCAAAAGATAGTCAGAATGGACCTTGGAGGAGCTGTGGGAACTCCACAGGAGAAGATCTTTATGTGTTCTGGTTCTCAGGTCCGAGGATTCaccaaaaagggaaaacagtTCCTCACCTTTGAAGCCAACCTCACTGAGAGCATAAATGCCATGTAAGTACCACTTTTCCTTATTCCTCTTAACACAGCCTGATTGACCTGTGTAGAACTATGTGATTATTACCTTATCAAATGATGTTGCTTATTTCTTCTCTAGGTATGTCTCCGGTGCTGacctttttgtgtgtgcaagTTACATCTACAATCACTACTGTGACTGCAAGGATCAGGACTATTACCTTTCTGGAGACAAAATCAATGATATCACATGTTTGTCCTCAGAAACTCGCCTCGTCCCAGTCCTGGCATGCCAAGATCGGGTCCTCAGAGTCTTGCAGGTAGACCAAGCTCAAGAATTTTGTTCTTACTTCAATGCATTATGTTGTTTACTTTCAAACAATGAGATGAGATTTATATGTTTCGTTATTCTGTAGGGATCTGAGCTTGCCTATGACATAGAAGTCCCTGGACCTCCATCTGTCTTGGAACTGTACAACAAAGATGGAGGCAAATGAAcctctgtgtgctgtgttttagaACCATAAATCATTCTACTACTTTAAACATAACAGATGTAACATGATGTTgaatgattttctgtttgtatagGCGATGAAGTTCTCTATGGAACTGCTGATGGAAAAATAGGGTTAGTCCAGATCGGTGAATGTTCAGCTGCAACCAAATGGGAGATTGACAATAGCAAAAAGAAAGGAGGTATAATGTTTATTAGACCATATTGAGAGTGTATGTTTTAACCAATTAAATTCACATTTAACAACCATGTACAATGGCAGATCAATTTTAACTGGCAGGTGAAGAAACCAATGAACCACTTGCCTTCTTTCTTATTAGAATTACAGGAATATATAATGCTATTCTGATTAACATGGtattgaaactgttttaaagaTGCTCCGATGTCTTAGATGTACATATTTTTCTCCTATCAGGAATTCTTTGCATTGACACTTATGACATTATTGGAGATGGGGTGAAAGACATTCTGGTGGGACGGGATGATGGCACTGTCGAGGTCTATGGTTTTGACAGCAACAGTGAGCCAACGTTACGCTTTGAGCATGTGAGTGTATGCCTAGCACACCTCAATAAATTATATACTCCCTACAATTTAAATCCCAGTTCACTCTAAATTCTAAGTTCATTGTACTTCTTGGTATCAAATAATTTATGCTGATCAGTGATGTTCAAAGTTTACTCTGTTACAGGTGTTGTCAGAGAGCGTGACCTCTGTCCAGGGGGGCTGTGTGGGGAAAGAGTCTTATGATGAGGTTTTGACTGCCACCTACACAGgttagaaaagaaaactgtgtgCTCAATGTTTCTAGTTTTTTCTGAGAAGAAAATCTGTCTATTGTCCTGCCTCTCTAAATGTCCATCAGcggggaaaaaaaaatttgcttGTTCGGCAGCTATGGATTACTATGGGATGTGATATGAATTACTGCGATTACCCCCCGTGTAGGATGGGTGACTGGTTTGACCACTGAGCCCCAGAAGGCTGAGGCTGGCCCTGGAGACGAGGTCAGGATGAGTAAAGAGACCCAGTCCAAAATAGAAGCTCTCAGGTATCAGAAAAATAgcactttttttcattttaaagaatgACCTATGCTGTGTTTGACTTGCgatgaaaaacagagaaggacGAAACCAATTTATTCTTCACTCAAATTGTTACCTTTTAGGGCAGAGTTGGAGCAGCTGCAGGTCAAAGTGTTGCAGGGCCGAGAGCAGTACCAGCAGATCTCGCAGTCGAGCACTGCCTTCTCTGCTGTACCTGTCTTCAGCATCAATGACAAGTTTACTCTCTGTCAGGATGATGCAAGCTACAGCCTCACACTGGAGGTGCAGACTGCCATTGATAATCTGCTGCTCCAGGTACATCCAGCACTTACACAATCAAACCACTCTACTAGTCTTAGTCCCATGTTCCAGACAtgcaacataaataaacatgcaaaatgtaACCAAAAATGACCTCTTTTGCAGAGTGATGTTCCAATAGACCTGCTGGATGTGGATAAGAACTCAGCTGTTGTCAGCTTCAGTGAATGTGACTCAGAGGTCAGCTGTGTACATTCTATTGACAGGGAAAacataatatacacataaagtCACAAACCTCCTACAGCTTCCAGAGACCTGACTCTTACTCTGTTTTCAGCAGCCTAATGGGAACTTCCTCTTGGCCACATACAGATGTCAAGCCAACACTACTAGACTTGAGCTCAAGGTAAGTGCATCAAAACTGCACTTACATGTATTGACTCAATTATTCAGAAAACTATTTGATACTGCAGTtgtataaaaaacataataCCATACAGCCTTTTGTGTATTAATATGACAGGCACCACTTTACCCATAATCACAGTAAAAACCCTCCTGCAGGGTTAAGTAGATATTTATGAATGATTACCAAAGCCATGTGCTTCTAATTCTTGTGGTATGACGCACTGCATAAAAGAATGTGTTTAACCTGTCAATAAATTCTTGTGTTAGGTGAGGTCTATTGAGGGGCAGTATGGGACCCTGCAGGCTTACATTACCCCCAGACTGCAGCCAAAGACCTGCCAGGTCCGCCAGTACCAGATCAAACCTCTGTCCCTCCACCAGCGGACTCACAGCATAGACCAGGACAGGTCAAATTCTATTTATCTTAAACCTTGAAGATTTGACTGAAGTCTGATTTTCAAGAATTGGAATGGTGCATTCAAGCTGGATCTAGAAGCATAATGCCATTGTGTATAATTAAAATTAACAAATGATGTGACCGTTTTTTGTCTTAATATTCACCTTATAAAATATCATGtctatgtttttctgtcataaaGACCTATGAACAGACTCAGTCTAGTGGGTCAGTTCAGTTTTGCAGAGATCCATTCTTGGGTGGTTTTCTGTTTGCCTGAGGTCCCAGAGAAAACACCAGCAGGAGAGAGCATCACTTTCTATTT harbors:
- the bbs7 gene encoding BBSome complex member BBS7 isoform X1 gives rise to the protein MEIHLNRVDYIQVGVTSQKTMRLLPPLGKKTTQKVAIADHDGILTCFGMKKGEAVPVFKTLPGQKIVRMDLGGAVGTPQEKIFMCSGSQVRGFTKKGKQFLTFEANLTESINAMYVSGADLFVCASYIYNHYCDCKDQDYYLSGDKINDITCLSSETRLVPVLACQDRVLRVLQGSELAYDIEVPGPPSVLELYNKDGGDEVLYGTADGKIGLVQIGECSAATKWEIDNSKKKGGILCIDTYDIIGDGVKDILVGRDDGTVEVYGFDSNSEPTLRFEHVLSESVTSVQGGCVGKESYDEVLTATYTGWVTGLTTEPQKAEAGPGDEVRMSKETQSKIEALRAELEQLQVKVLQGREQYQQISQSSTAFSAVPVFSINDKFTLCQDDASYSLTLEVQTAIDNLLLQSDVPIDLLDVDKNSAVVSFSECDSEQPNGNFLLATYRCQANTTRLELKVRSIEGQYGTLQAYITPRLQPKTCQVRQYQIKPLSLHQRTHSIDQDRPMNRLSLVGQFSFAEIHSWVVFCLPEVPEKTPAGESITFYFHNTFLGTQLEATYSKGEGHFKSDNISTISILSDVLSKEATKKKINLNISYDINDDSVSHTLKMIHPKLEHQLLLARKVQLIDALKELQVHEGNADFLIPEYRSILDESANLLEEYKKQPAHLERLYGMITDLFIDKFKFKGQNVKTKVSALLEILDNYELNSLLDFFSES
- the bbs7 gene encoding BBSome complex member BBS7 isoform X3; this encodes MEIHLNRVDYIQVGVTSQKTMRLLPPLGKKTTQKVAIADHDGILTCFGMKKGEAVPVFKTLPGQKIVRMDLGGAVGTPQEKIFMCSGSQVRGFTKKGKQFLTFEANLTESINAMYVSGADLFVCASYIYNHYCDCKDQDYYLSGDKINDITCLSSETRLVPVLACQDRVLRVLQGSELAYDIEVPGPPSVLELYNKDGGDEVLYGTADGKIGLVQIGECSAATKWEIDNSKKKGGILCIDTYDIIGDGVKDILVGRDDGTVEVYGFDSNSEPTLRFEHVLSESVTSVQGGCVGKESYDEVLTATYTGWVTGLTTEPQKAEAGPGDEVRMSKETQSKIEALRAELEQLQVKVLQGREQYQQISQSSTAFSAVPVFSINDKFTLCQDDASYSLTLEVQTAIDNLLLQSDVPIDLLDVDKNSAVVSFSECDSEQPNGNFLLATYRCQANTTRLELKVRSIEGQYGTLQAYITPRLQPKTCQVRQYQIKPLSLHQRTHSIDQDRPMNRLSLVGQFSFAEIHSWVVFCLPEVPEKTPAGESITFYFHNTFLGTQLEATYSKGEGHFKSDNISTISILSDVLSKEATKKKINLNISYDINDDSVSHTLKMIHPKLEHQLLLARKVQLIDALKITRQT
- the tmem33 gene encoding transmembrane protein 33: MADANQQSPPPQLGPVQFLMSNKLETAMWLSRLFTVYCSVMFILPVLGPYAAANFYQRALLANALTSALRLHQRLPRFQLSRAFLAQALQEDSCHYLLYSLILVNSYPITMSIFPVFLFSLLHATTYTKKVLDSMGPNSMMFIRNLLDKLTSNQQNILKFIACNEIFLMPATVFMLFSGQGSLLLPFIYYRFLTLRYTSRRNPYCRTLFTELRILLEHFIMKPACPAFFRRMCLSSIAFISRLAPTGV
- the bbs7 gene encoding BBSome complex member BBS7 isoform X2, which encodes MEIHLNRVDYIQVGVTSQKTMRLLPPLGKKTTQKVAIADHDGILTCFGMKKGEAVPVFKTLPGQKIVRMDLGGAVGTPQEKIFMCSGSQVRGFTKKGKQFLTFEANLTESINAMYVSGADLFVCASYIYNHYCDCKDQDYYLSGDKINDITCLSSETRLVPVLACQDRVLRVLQGSELAYDIEVPGPPSVLELYNKDGGDEVLYGTADGKIGLVQIGECSAATKWEIDNSKKKGGILCIDTYDIIGDGVKDILVGRDDGTVEVYGFDSNSEPTLRFEHVLSESVTSVQGGCVGKESYDEVLTATYTGWVTGLTTEPQKAEAGPGDEVRMSKETQSKIEALRAELEQLQVKVLQGREQYQQISQSSTAFSAVPVFSINDKFTLCQDDASYSLTLEVQTAIDNLLLQSDVPIDLLDVDKNSAVVSFSECDSEPNGNFLLATYRCQANTTRLELKVRSIEGQYGTLQAYITPRLQPKTCQVRQYQIKPLSLHQRTHSIDQDRPMNRLSLVGQFSFAEIHSWVVFCLPEVPEKTPAGESITFYFHNTFLGTQLEATYSKGEGHFKSDNISTISILSDVLSKEATKKKINLNISYDINDDSVSHTLKMIHPKLEHQLLLARKVQLIDALKELQVHEGNADFLIPEYRSILDESANLLEEYKKQPAHLERLYGMITDLFIDKFKFKGQNVKTKVSALLEILDNYELNSLLDFFSES